Proteins found in one Larimichthys crocea isolate SSNF chromosome I, L_crocea_2.0, whole genome shotgun sequence genomic segment:
- the LOC109140799 gene encoding olfactory receptor 5F1-like, translated as MDNISVITMFFLSGLSETVKYKFTLFSLTLLCYCLIFLVNVSVIVTIILDKDLHEPMYILLCVLCINGLYGTTGFYPKFLWDLLSPVHVISYSGCLVQAQVMYSFACSDLSILAVMAYDRYVAICQPLVYHSIMSKKRLIMLACYSWLTPFCIMGINVFLTSRLKLCSTYIARLFCVNWIIVKLACYPAETAVNNIVAYMTIILYVFHGVFIVLSYMILIKTCVNSVENRAKFMQTCVPHLTSLLTFLVTILFDVMNMRMRSSDLPQPLQNFIAIEFLVIPPIMNPLIYGFKLTKIRNRILGVITFKKQ; from the coding sequence ATGGATAATATTTCTGTAATTacgatgttttttctttcaggtttgAGTGAAACCGTGAAGTACAAAtttactctcttctctctcacgTTACTATGTTACTGTTTGATTTTCCTggtaaatgtttctgtcattgtGACCATCATCTTAGATAAAGACCTCCATGAACCCATGTATATTCTATTATGTGTTTTGTGCATTAATGGACTTTATGGCACAACAGGTTTCTACCCCAAGTTTCTCTGGGATCTACTTTCTCCTGTTCATGTTATCTCTTACTCTGGATGCCTTGTTCAGGCTCAAGTAATGTACTCATTTGCCTGCAGTGATCTGTCTATTCTTGCAGTCATGGCATATGACAGATATGTGGCTATCTGTCAACCACTTGTGTACCACTCTATCATGTCAAAGAAAAGACTAATTATGTTGGCGTGTTACTCTTGGTTAACACCGTTCTGCATTATGGGCATAAATGTCTTTCTAACATCTAGGTTAAAGTTATGCAGCACATATATTGCcagacttttttgtgtgaattgGATTATTGTTAAACTTGCTTGTTACCCAGCGGAAACAGCTGTTAACAACATAGTTGCATACATGACAATAATACTTTATGTCTTTCATggtgtttttatagttttgtcaTACATGATTCTCATTAAAACATGTGTAAACTCTGTAGAAAACAGGGCAAAGTTCATGCAAACATGTGTGCCACATTTAACCTCCTTACTCACTTTTCTTGTGACTATACTTTTTGATGTTATGAATATGCGAATGCGTTCAAGTGATTTACCTCAACCCCTTCAAAACTTTATTGCAATAGAATTTCTTGTGATACCTCCCATTATGAATCCTCTCATTTATGGTTTCAAATTAACCAAAATTAGGAACAGAATTCTGGGTGttataacttttaaaaaacagtaa